The following proteins come from a genomic window of Miscanthus floridulus cultivar M001 chromosome 2, ASM1932011v1, whole genome shotgun sequence:
- the LOC136521065 gene encoding 3-ketoacyl-CoA thiolase 2, peroxisomal-like produces the protein MEKAIDRQRVLLRHLNPAAAAASPAPPAISASACAAGDSAAYHRTPAFADDVVIVAAYRTAICKAKRGGFKDTFAEDLLVPVFKALVDKTKLDPSEVGDIVVGTVLAPGSQRAIECRMAALYAGFPDTVPLKTVNRQCSSGLQAVADVATAIKAGLYDIGIAAGLESMTVNKVDLIGEVNPKVELFSQARDCLLPMGLTSENVAHRFGITRLEQDQAAVESHRKAAAAAAAGKFKEEIVPVHTKIIDPKTGEEKKIVVSADDGIRADTSLAVLSKLKPAFSKDGTTTAGNASQLSDGAGAVLLMRRDVAMKKGLPILGVFRTFAAVGVDPAVMGIGPAVAIPAAVKAAGLQMDDIDLFEINEAFASQYVYCCKKLELDPAKVNVNGGAMALGHPLGCTGARCVSTLLNEMKRRGKDCRFGVISMCIGSGMGAAAVLERGDGVDELTNARGIPTHNWLSKDAM, from the exons ATGGAGAAGGCCATCGACAGGCAGAGGGTCCTGCTGCGGCACCTCaaccccgcggcggcggcggcgagccccGCCCCGCCCGCCATCTCC GCGAGCGCGTGCGCGGCGGGGGACAGCGCGGCGTACCACCGGACGCCGGCCTTCGCTGACGACGTCGTCATCGTCGC TGCTTACAGGACGGCGATTTGCAAGGCCAAGAGAGGTGGTTTCAAGGATACCTTCGCTGAGGACCTCTTGGTTCCTGTCTTCAAG GCTTTGGTAGACAAGACGAAGCTGGACCCAAGTGAAGTTGGCGACATTGTTGTCGGTACTGTCTTAGCTCCTGGTTCCCAGAGGGCAATCGAATGCAGAATGGCTGCACTCTATGCTGGTTTCCCTG ACACTGTTCCTCTTAAGACTGTAAACAGGCAATGCTCTTCTGGCCTTCAGGCAGTTGCAGACGTTGCTACTGCTATTAAAGCAGGACTCTATGACATTG GTATTGCTGCTGGTTTGGAGTCCATGACTGTGAATAAAGTTGATCTTATTGGGGAAGTGAACCCCAAA GTTGAGCTATTTTCTCAAGCACGCGATTGCCTTCTCCCAATGGGCCTCACATCTGAGAATGTTGCACACCGTTTTGGCATAACACGACTGGAGCAAGATCAAGCTGCT GTTGAGTCACACAGAAAGGCTGCTGCCGCAGCAGCTGCTGGTAAATTCAAAGAGGAAATTGTGCCAGTTCATACAAAG ATTATTGATCCAAAAACTGGTGAGGAAAAGAAGATCGTAGTCTCAGCAGATGATGGAATCCGAGCGGATACTTCGCTTGCAGTCCTGTCAAAACTCAAACCAGCATTTTCAAAGGATGGCACCACCACTGCTG GGAATGCAAGCCAATTGAGCGATGGCGCTGGTGCTGTCTTGCTAATGAGACGGGATGTTGCTATGAAAAAGGGTCTTCCAATTCTTGGTGTCTTTAG GACCTTTGCCGCTGTCGGAGTTGATCCAGCTGTAATGGGTATTGGTCCTGCTGTTGCAATCCCTGCAGCAGTGAAAGCTGCTGGCCTCCAGATGGATGACATTGATCTATTTGAAATCAATGAG GCTTTTGCATCTCAGTATGTCTACTGCTGCAAGAAGTTGGAACTTGATCCTGCTAAAGTCAATGTTAATGGCGGTGCAATGGCTCTTGGACATCCATTGGGTTGTACAG GTGCACGGTGCGTCAGTACTCTTCTCAATGAGATGAAGCGCCGTGGCAAGGATTGCCGGTTCGGAGTGATTTCTATGTGCATAG GTTCTGGGATGGGTGCTGCTGCTGTATTGGAGCGGGGAGACGGCGTCGATGAGCTCACCAATGCTCGGGGAATCCCAACCCATAACTGGCTTTCCAAGGACGCGATGTAA